From Campylobacter pinnipediorum subsp. caledonicus:
AAAAGATTTTTGGAAAGAGACAAAGTTAAATGACAAAGTAACTCTTCCTGATGTTTTAAGCGAAGCAAAAAGCATGGGTTATAGCGAAGATGATACATTGTTTGATGTATTGTTTGCAAACGAAGAGGCAAAAAGCTTTAGTGCTGATGATGATATCATGCAAGGCTTTGACAATACAGAAGTTTTTGGAGATAGTAGAAAAGTTATTGGTTCTGATGGTAAAGAATTTAAAGGCTATGGATTTTTCATTCAAAAATATCTTTGGGAAGAGTATAGAAAATTTGGCTTAGGTCATGGGCATGACCTCGCTGATTTTGATACTTATCATAGGGTTAGAGGTCTTAGATGGCCTGTTGTTGATGGTAAAGAAACTCAGTGGAGATTTAATACAAAATTTGACCCTTATGCTAAAAAAGCTGCTCCAGATGAGAAATTTGCATTTTATGGAAACAAAGCAGCTGCACTTTCTAGTGGAAATTTAACAGGTGTAACAGATAAAGATAAAAAATCACTTGCAAACAAGGCTAAAATTTTCTTTAGACCTTATATGGAACCTTGCGAAATGCCAAGCGAAGAGTATCCATTCTGGCTATGTACTGGCCGTGTTTTAGAGCATTGGCATTCAGGTACTATGACTATGCGTGTTCCTGAGCTTTACCGTGCTGTTCCTGAGGCACTTTGCTATATGAGCGAAGAGGATGCTAACAAACTTGGCGTAGAGAAAAATGATATAGTTTGGGTAGAATCAAGAAGAGGCAAAGTAAAAGCTAAGGTTGAGCTAAATGGTAGAAACAAGCCACCTATGGGGCTTGTTTATGTGCCTTGGTTTGATGAAAATGTATTTATAAATAAAGTTACATTAGATTCAACTTGCCCACTTTCAAAAGAAACTGATTATAAAAAATGTGCAGTTAAAATTTACAAGGCTTAATCTTGCTAGATAGACGAGAAGTTTTAAAATTTACAGCAAAAGGCATAGCGCTTGGTGTTGCTGGTGGATTTATCTTTAAAGAAGTAGCTAGTGCCAAAAGCACTACTCTTCTTCGCCCACCAGGAGCAAAGCAAGAAAGCGAGTTTTTAAAAAGCTGTATTCGTTGTGGGCTTTGTGTTGTTGAATGCCCATTTGATACATTAAAACTAGCAGATATAAAAGATGGCATTGCGGTCGGCACTCCATTTTTTGAACCAAGAAAGACACCTTGTTATATGTGTACTTCATTGCCTTGTGTTACCGCCTGTCCTACAAGTGCTTTAGATACTAGTTTGGTTAGTACTAAGGGTAAATTAGATGCGAGTAAATCAAAAATAGGTGTAGCTGTTGTTGATATGAAGCATTGTGTTGCTTACTGGGGTATTCAGTGTGATGCCTGTTATAGAGCCTGTCCATATATAGACAAGGCTTTATATCTTGAATACAAAAGAAATGACAGAACTCAAAAACACGCATTTTTACTTCCTGTTGTTGATAGTGATATTTGCACCGGATGTGGGCTTTGTGAAAGGGTTTGTATCACACAAGATCCAGCCATTGTGGTAATGCCACGAAATAAAGTCGTTGGTAAAGTAGGTGATAATTATATAAAAGGTTGGGATAGCAAAGATGAAAATAGACTTAATAATACAAGCACAGATATAAAACTTGATAGCAAAAAAGCAATTGATTATTTAAATGATGAGGAATTTTGATGAAAGTTTTATTTTTTAGAAGATTTATTCAAATTTCCTTACTTGTCTTGTTTATATCTAGCAACTACTATGGACTAAGTCTTTTAAAAGGCGATTTTAGTTCATCTTTGATTTTAAACACAATACCTTTAAGTGACCCTTTTGCTGTTTTACAGCTAAGTTTGGCTGGTTTTAGTGTAGGGTTTAGTGCTATTTTTGGAGCTTTTATTGTATTTATGTTTTATGCTTTGATAGCACCAAGAGCTTTTTGTTCGTGGGTTTGTCCTGTCAATTTATTTGTTGACATGGCTTTTAAGCTTAGAGAAAAATTTGGCTTTAATAAAGAAAAAAAGTTATTAAATTTAAGCAAAAAAACTAGATATTTTCTGCTTTTATTTACTCTTATCTTTTCTTTTATGCTATCTTTTGCCGCTTTTGAAAGTGTGAGTTATATAGGTTTATTAGCTAGAGCTATTATATTTTTAAACTCTTCTGTTTTTGGCATTATTTTATGCATTATTGTTTTTGAGATGTTTATAATGCAAAGAGGAATTTGTTCGCACTTATGCCCCCTTGGAGCATTTTATGCAATTATCTCTAGATTTTCGTTTATTCGTATTGCTCATGACTTAGACCATTGCACAAAATGCAATAAATGCAAGATAGTATGTCCTGAAGTTCAGGTTTTAGATATGATAGGTAGGCGTAGTGATTTTGTCAAAAACACAGAGTGTATAAGCTGTGGGCGTTGTATAGATGTTTGTGATGACAACGCTTTGAAATTTAGTATTAGAAATTTAAGGAGAAAAAATGAAAATTAAAATAATATCATCAGCTATTTTAGTTTTTTTGATGGCTGCTTGTGATATGCCTTCAAAAACTGTTAGCGATACAGAAATAGGCATTAGGAAGGTTGAGCTTTCTAATGAAAAAGATGTGGTATTAAAAGATATTAATTGGACGGCTGCTCCAGCTGGGGAATCAAAAAAGTTTGATCGTTCTTTTGAAAATGCACCACCTTTTATACCTCATGATACGGAGGGTTTAGTGCCTATTACAAAAGATATGAATATGTGTGTTACTTGTCATATGCCTGAGTTTGCAGCTGATAGCGGAGCTACAGCTATACCAGCTTCTCACCTTTATGATATAAGAAATAAAAAAGATTTGCAGGGTGTGTTAGATGATGAGAGATTTGTTTGCACAACTTGCCATGTGCCACAAGCAAATACGGATACGCCTTTTAAAAATAATTTCAAAGCTGATTTTAGAAATCCAGATTCAAAAACAAAGTCAAACTTGCTTGAAATTTTAAATGATGGCGTTCGCTAAAAGTGCAGCGCAGAGAGCTATTTGGTAAATTTTTGGGTGCAAATAAAAATGCGCCCAAATTTATAACCCCACCTTATTTTAGTGGAGAGTTTGATTGTAAAGATTGTTTAGCACCTTGCGTTGATAGCTGCGATAGAGAGCTACTTAGCTTAAAAGAAGATAGGATTGTTTTTGAAGTTAAAGAGCTTGGTTGTAATTTTTGTAAAGATTGTGCCTTGGCTTGTGAGCAAAATCAAACAAATGTATTAAATATAAACAATCCTTCAAAAATAATAGCAAAAACAAGTATAGATACAAGCACTTGCTTAGCTTGGAATGGGGTTATTTGTTATAATTGCCAAGATGTTTGTAGATTTAATGCGATAAACTTTTTTGGTGTATTTAGACCTATGATAAATGATAAATGTGTAAATTGTGGCGAGTGTTTTTATGTATGTTTTAAGAGATCAATATCAATGAGGGCAGTATGAAGATTGTTTTTTGTATTTGTATGTCTATGATTTTTGCTTTTTGTGATGTTTTGAAAGTTCCTTATAAAACGGTAGAACTAAATGCAAATGTTTTAAATGTAGCTTTTGTAAATGATAATCTTTATATAGCTACGGATGATGGCTTGGTAATGGATTATGATATCAAAAATGATAAATCTACAAATATACTAACTTTAAAAAAGATAAAGAATTTTTTTAATGATAACAATAATCCCAAGGTCTTAAGCATAGATGAGCTTAATGGCAAAGTGATTGTTTTGGCAGAAGGTGATTTTGGTGATAGGATTATTTATCTTGTAAAAAATGGTATAGCTACTAAACAAAAACTTCAAAACCAGTCTATAAAAAAAGCCTATTTTTTAGATGATGCAAATGTAGTTTTGGGTTCGCTTAGTAATGAGCTTTATTTTTTGAGCTTGAATGATAATAAAATTTATAAAAATACCAAACTATCCACAGCCTCTATGTCAGATATGAAGTTAAGTATTGACAAAAAAATGCTTTGTGTTGCAACTGAGGGTGGTAAGGTTTATTTTTATGACATCTTAAAGGATAAGATTATAAATACACTAGATATTCATAAAGATAAAATATATAGTATTGATTTTAAAGAAAATACCTTGATAAGCGGTAGTGTTGATAAGTTTGCGGGTGTTTATAAAGATGGAAAAATAGATAAAATAAAGACTGAATTTTTAGTTTATGCCGTTGGCTTAAGCCCTGATTCTAATATCGGTGCTTTTGTGAATGGAGAGTTAAATGATGTTGATATAATAAACACAAGAAATTTATCAAAAATAACCACTTTAAATACAAAGCAAGATGCTATAAATGATATTATTTTTATAAGCAACAATAAGCTTATAACTACCGCTTACGACAAAAAATTATTATTTTGGAGGATAGATTGAATATTTCAAGTGTGATTATATATGTAGATAAGCCTGATTTGGTTGATGAGGTTTTGGCTAGAGCAAAAGAGGTAAAAGATTGTGAGATTATAACTCATGAAGGGATTAAAATAGTAGCCGTTATAACTGTAGATAGTGTAAATGAAGAGGTTAAGAAATTTAAAGAGTTAGAAGCTATAAGCGGTGTTAGCTCTGTTGCTATGGCTTATACCTATCAAGAAGATATAGAGTTTGATAAAGACAAGATAGATATAAGTGATATGCTTAAAAACGATGATATAAAAGCAGAGGATATAGTCTATAATGGAAGTGTAGGGTATAAGATAAAATAATTAATTTTATTAATCAATAATTTTTATTATTTAGTTTATGATGTATTAAATATTTTGTGATATAATTTTAATAATTTATAAAGATATAAAGGAGACAAAATGTCAAAAGTAATCGCTCAATTAAATCAAATACAAGCTGATACTCATGCTTTATATATAAAACTTCATGATTTGCATTGGAATGTAAAAGGAATTCAGTTTTATAGCATACACGAGTATACAGAACAAGCTTATGAAGATATGCATGATATGTTTGATGATATTGCTGAAAGAGCTATAATGCTAGGCGGTAAAGCTATAGTAAAAGGTGATGAACTATTAAAGATGTCTCATATAACACATACTCCAAAAGATAGCTATGCTCCAACAGAAGTATTAGAATTAGTATTAGCTGATTATAAACACCTATTAGGTGAGTTTAAAAAATTAGATGAATTAGCTGAGGGTGATACTACAACTCAAGCTTATGCTCAAGAAAAGATAGCTAAATATGAAAAAAGCATTTGGATGCTTGAATCTAGTTTAAACAAATAATACAAACACAACAAAAAATAAAATAAAAGATAGAGAAAAACTCTCTATCTTTTAACTAATTATTCTCTTTATTTATAATATTTTAAGAAATTTAAATTCTTTTTTTATTTTTGTTTTTCATTATGTTTTTTTGATATTATATCACTTTAGAAATTTTAAACTTACAAAATATGCTTTTTTATTTAATGTGCTTAAGTATAATTTTGAAATGAAATTTATAATAAAATAGGAGATAAAATGCAATTGGATTGTAGAGGGCTTGTATGTCCTGAACCTGTTATAAGAACAAAACAACAACTAGAGCAGATAAAAGATGGCGATAAGCTTGAAATTTTAGTAAATGAAAAAGCACCGTTTGAAAACATCTCTCGTTTTTTAAACTCTCAACAACAAGAATTTGTTGTGGAAAACTTAAACGGTGATGAGAAAAAGATAGTTTTAAATAAAAAAGCAAAAATTACAGATATAAATATATCTGATTATGATTGTAATTTATCTTTAAAAAATAAAAAAGTAATATATCTAAATGAAGATAGGGCTGGAAGTGGAGTTGTTGGAGAGGTGCTTTTATCGAAACTACTTGGTGCTTTTTTGCAAGTAGATAATAAACCTTATGCTGTTTTATGTGTAAACAATGCCGTTAAAATGACTACAAATAGAGCATCAGCTTCGTTTGAAGTTTTGAAGAAATTTCAAAGTATAGGTGTTGAAGTGCTTAGTTGCGGAAGTTGCTTGGAGGCTTATGGTTTGGTTGATAAGCTTGGAGTCGGTAAGATTAGTAATGCTTATGAGATAGCTGATTTGCTAAGTAATTACGAGATGATTAAATTATGATATATGATAACAAAAAACTAACAAAATTTGTTCGTTCTGCGGGCTGAGCTGCCAAGCTTGACCCGTCGGGTCTAAACAAAAGCATAGATAAGCTAAGTCTTGGAAATGAAAAATTGTTAACAGGTATTAAAAACAACGAAGATGCAAGTGTCTTTTTGATAAATGATGAACTTGCTCTTGTACAAACTTTGGATTTTATAACGCCTGTTGTAGATGATCCGTTTTTGTATGGTCAGATAGCAGCAGCAAATTCACTAAGTGATATTTTTGCTATGGGAGCTAGGGTTACAAATGCTCTTAATATAGTTGGCTTTGATAGTTGCAACTTTGATACAGGTGTGCTTGATGAAATAATGCAAGGCGGACTTGATAAGGTAAAAGAGTGCGGTGGTGTGATTGTTGGTGGGCATAGTGTTCAGACAACTGAGATGTATTATGGTCTTAGTGTCCTTGGGGTAAGTCATCCTTTGAAATTCTGGGCTAACAACACTGCAAAAAATGGAGATGTTTTAATACTAACAAAGCCACTTGGAACAGGAGTTTTAAGCACTTGTATAAAAGCAGATATGCTAAATGAAGCTCAGATAAAAGAGGCTGTAGATGTCATGTCCAAGCTTAATTGTTATGCAGTGGATGCTATGTGTGATATAAGAGTAAATGCTTGCACTGATGTTACTGGTTTTGGATTTTTAGGACATCTTAGCGAAATGGGAAGAGATGATATATCGTTTGAAATTTTTGAAAAAGAAATTCCTGTAATTGAATATGCTAAAGAGATGGCTGATATGGGTTTTGTTCCAGCTGGGAGTTATAAAAATAGAGATTTTTGCTCTAAGTTTATAAACAAAGATGTTGATATTTTATTTTTTGATGCCCAAACATCAGGAGGACTTATATTAGCTATTGATGAAAAAGATTGTAAAAAAGCTCTGCAAAGACTTATTGATTGCGGTTACGAGGACTCTAGAATAATTGGGGTTGTAAAACAACGCAATAATAGACTTATTGATATAGTTTGATTTGTATTGTTAATTTAATCCAAATAATTTATTTACAATTTTTTGATATAATTTATACTTAAACAAAAATTACAATTTATTGAAAGGCTTTAATATGAAAAAGATCGCTTTAGCTTTAGTTTCTGCAAGTGCTATTTTTGCAGCTGACATGGCTTATAATTATGAGGTAACTCCTACAGTTGGCGGAGTTAGATCAGAGGGAAATTTAGATTTAACAAGAGATCAGTTTAATATTGGAATTACAGCGGCTAGAAATTTAGAAGATATGTTTTTTGATCAAATTCAAGTAGGAATGAATTATACTCGTAATATCAAAGAAACTATAATGGATTCTAAAACAAAAGAAAATGTGACAAGAAAAGGTCACGCTACAAGATATCATGCTGATGTTGTTAAGAATTTAATTGATTTTAGTGATAATGTTGGTGCTTATGGTCTTGTTGGTGCTGGATATGAAGATATATCTCAAAAATTTATTGCAAATGAAAGAGGCGGTTTTGGTGAGTATGGTCTAGGACTTAGATTTCAAGTTACAGACAATTTTGCTTTAAAGGCAGAAGCTAAAGATGCTATCAAATTTGATCATGGTGATCACAACTGGTTTTATACACTTGGATTTGCAATCGGCTTAGATGCTAAAAACACTCCGGCACCTATGGTTAAGCCTGAGCCTATCGTGGTTGAACAAATGCCTATAGTTGAACCTGAGCCTGTTTCTATGGATGATGACAACGATGGTGTTATAAATGAATTAGACAGATGTCCAAACACTCCAGCAGGTGTTGTTGTTGATGAAAATGGTTGCGAAAAAGTTATAATACTTAGAGATTTGGATGTAAACTTTGCATTTGACAGCTATAAAGTTAGTGTATCTTATGCAGAAGAGATTAGAAAAGTAGCTGAGTTTATGTCTGAAAATCCAGCTTATAGAGTATTATTAAAAGGTCATACTGATAGCGTTGGCGCAGAAGCTTATAACCAAAAACTATCTGAAAAAAGAGCAAATGCTGTTTCACAAGCACTTCAATACTTTGGTGTAGATGCTAGTAAAATCAAAACAGTTGGTTTTGGTGAGACACGCCCAGTAGCTCCTAATAACACAAAAGAAGGACGCGCTGAAAATAGACGCGTTGAAGCTACTTTTAGTAAGTAATTCTTAAGGTTGCTATTTGGCAACCTTTTTTAATCACATGAAAAAAACTATATTATTTGATTTAGATGGGACTTTGATAGACTCTACTCCGGCTATACTTGAAAGTTTTAAAGTTGCTTTTGATTTTTATGGCGAGATGAAGTTGGATGAAGAAAAAGCAAAGTCGCTTATAGGATATACTCTAGAAGACATATTTTTAGGCCTTGGCGTTAAACAGGATATGGTGCAAAATTATTTTAATGTTTATAGAGACCATTATAAAAATGTCTATCTACCAAAGACAACACTTTTGCCTTATGCGAAACAAGCTGTTATGAAAGCATATGAATTTGCTGATTTGGGTGTAGTTACGACAAAAAGTTCTAAATTTTTATCACCTCTCTTAAATAATCTTGAAATAGGAAAATACTTTTCTGTATTTGTTGGTAGAAATGATGTTATAAATCCTAAGCCAAATGCAGAGCCTGTTGAATTAGCACTTACAAAACTTAATAAAAATAGCCCTGAGTATAAAAAAATATCATTTATGGTAGGCGATACTCCTCTTGATACGGGTGCTGCCATTAATGCAGGCGTGATACCTTTAAGTCTTACTTGTGGTTATGGTACTTATGAAATTTTATCACAAACAAATGATAAAATATTTGACAATCCTCTTGAAGCTGTTTTGTTCGCTGAGAAATTTTAATAATTAAATATTTTTCCTAATTTATATTATATTGATAAAATTTAGATTATTTTAAAAAGGTGTTTTTATGAAAAAAATATTTATACTGGCATTGTTTGCTTGTTTGTCTTTTTCTAACTCAAATTTAATGAAATTACAAACAAATTTAAGTGTTGATGAGGCTACAAAAAAAAGCTGTTGAAATTTTAAAAAGTAAACAATTAAAAGTTTTTGATATTATAGAGCATTCAAAACTAGCAAAAGATGTTGGCCTTGATATGGGTGATACAACTGTTGTGATTTTTGGATCGCCAAAGGTTGGAACGCTATTAATGCAATGTTCAAACGAGATAGCCATAGAACTACCTCTTAAGTTTTTGATATACAAAAACCAAGATAAGACAATCTTAGCCTATGAAGATATTAAACAAATAGCAAAAAGATATAATGCTCAAGACTGCAA
This genomic window contains:
- a CDS encoding WD40 repeat domain-containing protein; protein product: MKIVFCICMSMIFAFCDVLKVPYKTVELNANVLNVAFVNDNLYIATDDGLVMDYDIKNDKSTNILTLKKIKNFFNDNNNPKVLSIDELNGKVIVLAEGDFGDRIIYLVKNGIATKQKLQNQSIKKAYFLDDANVVLGSLSNELYFLSLNDNKIYKNTKLSTASMSDMKLSIDKKMLCVATEGGKVYFYDILKDKIINTLDIHKDKIYSIDFKENTLISGSVDKFAGVYKDGKIDKIKTEFLVYAVGLSPDSNIGAFVNGELNDVDIINTRNLSKITTLNTKQDAINDIIFISNNKLITTAYDKKLLFWRID
- the napH gene encoding quinol dehydrogenase ferredoxin subunit NapH; amino-acid sequence: MKVLFFRRFIQISLLVLFISSNYYGLSLLKGDFSSSLILNTIPLSDPFAVLQLSLAGFSVGFSAIFGAFIVFMFYALIAPRAFCSWVCPVNLFVDMAFKLREKFGFNKEKKLLNLSKKTRYFLLLFTLIFSFMLSFAAFESVSYIGLLARAIIFLNSSVFGIILCIIVFEMFIMQRGICSHLCPLGAFYAIISRFSFIRIAHDLDHCTKCNKCKIVCPEVQVLDMIGRRSDFVKNTECISCGRCIDVCDDNALKFSIRNLRRKNEN
- the yedF gene encoding sulfurtransferase-like selenium metabolism protein YedF produces the protein MQLDCRGLVCPEPVIRTKQQLEQIKDGDKLEILVNEKAPFENISRFLNSQQQEFVVENLNGDEKKIVLNKKAKITDINISDYDCNLSLKNKKVIYLNEDRAGSGVVGEVLLSKLLGAFLQVDNKPYAVLCVNNAVKMTTNRASASFEVLKKFQSIGVEVLSCGSCLEAYGLVDKLGVGKISNAYEIADLLSNYEMIKL
- a CDS encoding 4Fe-4S ferredoxin, whose amino-acid sequence is MQRRELFGKFLGANKNAPKFITPPYFSGEFDCKDCLAPCVDSCDRELLSLKEDRIVFEVKELGCNFCKDCALACEQNQTNVLNINNPSKIIAKTSIDTSTCLAWNGVICYNCQDVCRFNAINFFGVFRPMINDKCVNCGECFYVCFKRSISMRAV
- the napG gene encoding ferredoxin-type protein NapG — protein: MLDRREVLKFTAKGIALGVAGGFIFKEVASAKSTTLLRPPGAKQESEFLKSCIRCGLCVVECPFDTLKLADIKDGIAVGTPFFEPRKTPCYMCTSLPCVTACPTSALDTSLVSTKGKLDASKSKIGVAVVDMKHCVAYWGIQCDACYRACPYIDKALYLEYKRNDRTQKHAFLLPVVDSDICTGCGLCERVCITQDPAIVVMPRNKVVGKVGDNYIKGWDSKDENRLNNTSTDIKLDSKKAIDYLNDEEF
- a CDS encoding chaperone NapD — its product is MNISSVIIYVDKPDLVDEVLARAKEVKDCEIITHEGIKIVAVITVDSVNEEVKKFKELEAISGVSSVAMAYTYQEDIEFDKDKIDISDMLKNDDIKAEDIVYNGSVGYKIK
- a CDS encoding HAD family hydrolase; translation: MKKTILFDLDGTLIDSTPAILESFKVAFDFYGEMKLDEEKAKSLIGYTLEDIFLGLGVKQDMVQNYFNVYRDHYKNVYLPKTTLLPYAKQAVMKAYEFADLGVVTTKSSKFLSPLLNNLEIGKYFSVFVGRNDVINPKPNAEPVELALTKLNKNSPEYKKISFMVGDTPLDTGAAINAGVIPLSLTCGYGTYEILSQTNDKIFDNPLEAVLFAEKF
- the selD gene encoding selenide, water dikinase, which gives rise to MIYDNKKLTKFVRSAGUAAKLDPSGLNKSIDKLSLGNEKLLTGIKNNEDASVFLINDELALVQTLDFITPVVDDPFLYGQIAAANSLSDIFAMGARVTNALNIVGFDSCNFDTGVLDEIMQGGLDKVKECGGVIVGGHSVQTTEMYYGLSVLGVSHPLKFWANNTAKNGDVLILTKPLGTGVLSTCIKADMLNEAQIKEAVDVMSKLNCYAVDAMCDIRVNACTDVTGFGFLGHLSEMGRDDISFEIFEKEIPVIEYAKEMADMGFVPAGSYKNRDFCSKFINKDVDILFFDAQTSGGLILAIDEKDCKKALQRLIDCGYEDSRIIGVVKQRNNRLIDIV
- a CDS encoding nitrate reductase cytochrome c-type subunit produces the protein MKIKIISSAILVFLMAACDMPSKTVSDTEIGIRKVELSNEKDVVLKDINWTAAPAGESKKFDRSFENAPPFIPHDTEGLVPITKDMNMCVTCHMPEFAADSGATAIPASHLYDIRNKKDLQGVLDDERFVCTTCHVPQANTDTPFKNNFKADFRNPDSKTKSNLLEILNDGVR
- a CDS encoding DUF302 domain-containing protein, whose translation is MRLQKKAVEILKSKQLKVFDIIEHSKLAKDVGLDMGDTTVVIFGSPKVGTLLMQCSNEIAIELPLKFLIYKNQDKTILAYEDIKQIAKRYNAQDCKIVSKISEVQNKLSHAIAN
- a CDS encoding Dps family protein translates to MSKVIAQLNQIQADTHALYIKLHDLHWNVKGIQFYSIHEYTEQAYEDMHDMFDDIAERAIMLGGKAIVKGDELLKMSHITHTPKDSYAPTEVLELVLADYKHLLGEFKKLDELAEGDTTTQAYAQEKIAKYEKSIWMLESSLNK
- a CDS encoding OmpA family protein produces the protein MKKIALALVSASAIFAADMAYNYEVTPTVGGVRSEGNLDLTRDQFNIGITAARNLEDMFFDQIQVGMNYTRNIKETIMDSKTKENVTRKGHATRYHADVVKNLIDFSDNVGAYGLVGAGYEDISQKFIANERGGFGEYGLGLRFQVTDNFALKAEAKDAIKFDHGDHNWFYTLGFAIGLDAKNTPAPMVKPEPIVVEQMPIVEPEPVSMDDDNDGVINELDRCPNTPAGVVVDENGCEKVIILRDLDVNFAFDSYKVSVSYAEEIRKVAEFMSENPAYRVLLKGHTDSVGAEAYNQKLSEKRANAVSQALQYFGVDASKIKTVGFGETRPVAPNNTKEGRAENRRVEATFSK